GTCAGGAGGGCGTGTACCATATTCTTCCTCTGTAATAGGAAGACTCCTAGCTTTCAAATCCTGGGATGTGGCAAAAGTTCAGGGAGGATGGCCAAGTAGAAACATTTGAAGTTTGGCACTTTACTTACTCCTCTTGAGTCAGGGAGGAGACAAAAGTTTGGCTGACAAAGTTCCCACACACAAAGCGTGGGCAGGAAGTCTTCTGCTCTGCACAGATGGGGCAGTGCTCGGGGAAACATATGTCATTCAGTAACTTCAGTGTGCGCTGGTGGGGCAGACGCCACCACATGCAGCTGTTCAGGGCTGCATAGAAAATGGCCTCCAACCACTTGCCAGTCACAGCAATTCTCTCTGCACAACAATCAGAGAACAAACGTTGTCAGTTATCACTACACATACTGATGTGAAGGAAacagcagagattttttttttaatgtctcgtCCTCTCTTGTTCCCTATCAAGAAGGGTCAACATGGCAACAACGCACAATGTGCTTATTTACAGGCCAGGGAGGAGAGGCTCAAATCCAGTAAGTAACAATAATATACTAGCTTATACCCATCTAGCATGTAAAGCATGTTGGGCTGAAATAAGCTGTGTATAAAGGGACCACTCATCCACTGCAGCTGTCCCTGTGGTAGAAAACGACAGttaacagtttaggacaggaagttaaGAGGAATACCATATCCAGGTGAAACCATGGAAGAGATGGGAGAATCTAGGGGTGGCAAGTCAATTCCCAAGTTGGAATTTAGTCAGGGTTGACACCAAAATACGGACTTGGTCTTGATCTATACTCCATCAGAAGGCCTCCTAGCTCCCATTCATGGCTTTCCCATCTGAGAGTGCCAAGGCTCCTGCTCGCTCACCAAAGGAAACGATGGCTCTCAGAAGAGTCAGAAAAGAGTTCCAGAGGCATACACATGGAGAGAGGTCTTCTCCACAGTAATTGTCCTGACCGTAACAGTGGGGCACTGAAGCACTTGCAAACTCTAACAAAATCAGAcaagtcagagatggaaaagattttTGGGGGTCACTTACTCCATCCTCCTGCCCATACAGGATTGGCCCCCACTAGCTATTAATTCtgtgttttgtccagtctagttttatcTAGCCAGTGACAGCCCTGCCAGCATTTTTATTAGGAGGTTTTTCTTCCATATTCTGCATTTCCAAACCATTATTCTCATTCAGTGCTGCTCAGGTGACATAGAAACTGAGTAGCTATTACTCTATAGCCAGCCCTGTTCATGAATCTTGCTGGGGCTAGGACAGGCTCAGAATAGTGTGAATGTCAAGCAAAGACATTGTTTCTAATTCCACAGGAAAACACCTGCAAAGTGAGGAGAAATACATTCACCTTTGGGACCACAGGGACAGGTAGCCTGTATAACAATAGGGTCTTGGAGTGCAGCTGTGATTGTCCCATTTGTCCCCCACATGTTCCTTAAGTTTCTGCTAGTGCACTGGTATTGTGGCCTCAGGATGGCACTGTAGGAAAGGAGCTGCTTCAACCTGAAAGCAAAGTCATTCAAATAACTCAGAAAAGTATCCAGTGCCCAGAGAGTGGCACACCAAAGGAGAATAAAAGTACATTTCTATAATACCATTTATTCCAAACTCTGTTTACAGCATCACTGAAATGCTGCCGCCTCTGGGGTGCAAAGAAAGCAAACACTGGACAACATGAGGGGACAAGGGTAAATGTTATAGCCAGACACAAGGCAAATCTCTGCTCTTACAGTAAGTTCCAGGGATGGTCAATGCCCACACAGCAGACGGAACTTTAAATGTTTAAGATCCTGTCTGAAAGAACCACATGCAGTAAAGTGCAGGGCACCAAATACACTAGTCAGAGGAGGCTGAGTCAATGCTGCTAGGATTCTAATCTGAGCATGTTAGAGCTGAGACATTTCACAGAACAGCTGGGACTTtagcagttttgttttgtttttttgaaggaAGGGAAGGAGTGAGTCTGTGCTACATCCTGGTCCAATATTGATAGAACTTCCACCGactaggatttggcccttaatccCTCCCTACTTTGGTAAAGTAACTTCTATATCCTGCAGAATAATAGAAGCCCAAGAGAAGGACAGGGTGGCTCTGGAGGCCAGTAATAGGACATTAGCTTTTCACTGCTAGGGTCCTGGTTTAAATCCAGCCCATCTCAGTAGTTACTGAAGGGTGTTTGTTCCCATGAAATGGCTGTTCAGTAGCCTGTGTAAAATGAGATTGCGGGTCTCAGCACTGTTCCTAGTAGATATCTACAGCACAAAGAGCCTTGTTACATTTGTCCCCTTGTTAGCCTCTCAGCAGAGCagccaagaactgaatgggcCACAGAGACTGAACCTCTCCCAATATCGccaccccaaacattcaaaaatcctaGGTCAGCCCCCGCAAATAATGAAGTTAACTTAAAAATTATGAATTTGTTTTACATAATACTTCACACTGCCTACGTTTTATTTCTGGCCTCCTGGGTTTAGAGCCCTTAGGGTGCACTTAGGCCatgtttcaagcttttctcctcaatcatgagagctagaaacttacgtttttaaaaaataaacactgaaattcTCATGTATTCATGTGATTCCCGaggctggggctttaagaaaaccaccagTTATTgcgagacttgtgataaaatcatgagagctggcaacactgctgCCACCATGCCAGGTCAGGCACGTTGGCAGTGGTGGCACTGTACTGGCCTGATGTGTGGACAAATCAGGGGATTTAGTGTGCTGGGCTATCACACCAGCACTGATGCAATCAATACTACCTGGGCAGCGGGACAGCAGTGACCAGGCTGTACACAATGCAAGGTTCCCGGAGTGCAGAATGAATTCCTGAGCAGATTTGCTGTAGATGAGATGGGAGGCAACAAAGAAACACAATGTCTGCCCAGGCCACAAGCTGGCCATTGTCATAAAAACATTCGACTCCCAGCTGCTGGAACTCTGCTAGGGAAGACAAACAGAAAAGGCAATCATCACCCCAGCTCCAAGAGGCAAGGAGGAGCAGCCAGATAGTCTGCAACATCCACACTTGTGTAGGGTCATCGTGGTGTTTGCTCTCAGGCACACCTTGGTAAGGTGTGAGAAGCATGCGTTACCTCAGCTCATAATGGGGTAATCCAGGTCCTCTCACCAGGTGGCCCTTAAGAGCTTTATTAGCAGCTACCCATTATCATTATTGATGCACAGCCCATGGTAGCCAGGTAACAGAGAAATGAGCCTCGCTCCTGGGAATAAATAGTCAGAAAATGTGGTTGTCTGGCACCATGTCATGAATATTGATTAAAACTTTAACTGAAGCAGCTAACCCTCAGGATCTGGGTGATTTTCAAGACCTATAAAAAGCCATTTAAtaactccccctccctctctgccccttgAGAGGATTTTATTGTTGTAAGCGTCTCCCTATAGGAAAGTTATCCTCTGTTCATCTTGGTTTATGTAACAGCTTCATGTGGCATTGGACATTTTGCACGCAATTACGATCTATAACGTAGCACAAGCACCAATCCACCCCTTTTCACTTGgtatttttaacattttggaGTAAAGAGAGAAAGAAGCATCTTGTGCTACTGACCCTACAGTGATAGGCCAAGGAGAGTCCCTGGCAGTAACGGCTTTTCAGATCAATGTGGATATTGATTTGGAGAGGTATTTAATCCATCAAGTGAATATTTAATGTGTAGGCATTAGTGTTGCAGCCACTGAGCAATGATGTGAAAAATTGCCAGGGAGAATTTAGAATAGGGCAGCAAAACCAGTTAAGAGGCTGATGGGACTGAGtcatgaggaaagattaaaggagaaaaatatatCACTTTTCCAAATGATGGCTAACGTGGGGGATACAATAACTCTCTATAAATATTTGAAGGCTGTAAGTCCCAAGGAGGAGATGACTTGTTTAGGGTGCTCTAAGGAGGTATGATTGGAATAATggagtgaaattaaaaaaaggaaggaaaatataGAATTATCAATATTTCCTAATGCTGAAATCTAACAGCCTGTGGAATAGACTTTGAAAGGAAAAGGGTAAAAACTCCATTGATTGGGTCTAGGGCTGGTCAAGACGTGTACATCACAAtggtttttgatggaaaattgggttgtCAGATAAACAAAGTTTTCcacaaaaagtgtctgctttctgctgAAAATGTTGAGCTTTCATTTTTTGACAAAGTCAaaagttttctgtggaaaaaaaattcgGACCAACTCGAGTTGGGACACTGAAAGTGAGACAGCCAAAGCAGGAGAAAACACACTATGAGACTTGCAGTGGCAGGGGTGCTTGGATTAGATATGCTAGGTCTTTACCCATTTGAATTCCCATGATTCACTAGCTCTTACACAAAGTCTCTGGCCTCCTGGTGGAGATGTGGATATTCTGAGACGAAACGCCACTCAGCTCCAGTAGTGCCCTGGCCAGCTGCTTCCCAATGTGGCCTCCACCAATAATCCCAACCTTCAGGCCTTCACTGCCCATAGATTCCTTGGAGGAAATCAGTGAAACCTTCCCACTCTCTTTCTGCCTGAGAAATGACACACAGAGCTGACATCACTCCACCAGACACTACAATGTATCCATTACCCTGAAACTAGTCCCTACACTGTTCTCCTCAGGAAGGAACCACTGACCAGATTTTCCTGAAAGGAGAGAAGACTTGTCCCATATTTTAAAGAGTCAGTGCTATGTTTTCATTCTCATTTCTAAAACATAAAAGctagcagcagccagcccaaGCTCCAGCTACTCCTTTCCAAGATCTAAAATTCACAATGATCAACATCTATAGTCGCCTTAGATCCGCTGCTAGGTACCCACATCACCATAATCCAATCCTGCCCCACTTCTTAATCATGCCATATAACAAAAACCCCATCCATCCCTTACCATGTCCTCTCTTCAAATACCCATGAAGAAAAGGGGAGTTTTGCAGCATGAACAGAAAGGTAACAGATTTCTAGTACAAATGGAAGTGAATTCCAGACCTGAGAGGCCCTCAAAGACACCCTGCCAGCAGTTCCTTCTCTTCTTTATCAAGGGGCTACAACTCAAGTCCTGGTGACCACAATTGCAGTAATATGGCATGGGGAGAGGGGTGCCCCTTAGGTAATATGAGCACAAACCATTTAAGGCTCTAAAGGGCAAAACCAACACCTTGAATTCCACCCACTAACCCACTGGCAGCTAGTGCAGCTCACAGAGCACGGGAGCTATTATTCCCAGCGCAAAACTCCCCATAACATTCTGAATTAACCGCAGCTTCTGAATGGTCTCATGGTATAGCTCCAAGTGATCTAATCCTGAGATGATAGAGACACAGATGGTCTTAATAAGATCCACATCCCAAAGGAATGGTCACACTCACCTTACccagcacagatggggaaactcacAGGCTCAGGGGACTGGGAATGAGATATGGAGTGTCCCACCTCCAGGGCACCCAGACAGATAGTAACCAATACACATCATTGCATGCTGAGGACTGTTCCATGACCTATGTTGAATCAGCTGGGGGCCTTGTTCTAGTGAGAAGGGCATCCACATCATAAAATATACCACCACATCTGGCACTAACTGGCTTCTTGTTGACAATCTTAGCCAAAGACCAAATGGGTCACTGAGGCTGAACTCTTCTCTCACTCCTCTGATTTCCACCAGGGGAGAACTGAGGTCTGTTGGTAAGGGGAAGCTTGCCAGTAGCTGCCCTTTTTCTGGGGATAAATAGAGGCCTTCAGTCTCCAGGCCTGTCAAGCCAGCTCCTTTCTTCAATATTGAGAAACATCAAAGGAAAGGATGCCTATTTCAGCCTTACCTGAGGGCATGGAGCAGCTTGCAGAAGAAGACAGCATGGGCACATGCATTCACCATCAGCCCCTTGCAGCGGCTTCTCAAACACAGCAAGGACTGTTTGCATTCTTCCACCGCACACTCAGACTGAAAGGACTTCAAATTCACCATGATATCTGACATTGTGGCCCTGCATGAGAACCTTCAGCAATGAGCGGCAGTTAGAAGAGTGGCCCAGCATCCATCAGTCTGGCATTGCAGCCaatccccagctcctcccacagaGCAGGGGTAGCCAATATACACCTAGTTCTACTTCAACAACATGACAAACATTACCAGTAGTAAGGAGGAGCAGAAAGATCTCAGCATGTGATGCAGCAGAGCCTCTGAGATcaagcattgcatgctgggattaTTGTTTCCATGGAGCTGCAATCTAATTCATTCTATGAAGTGTAGCTGTGGCTGGCAACAACTGACAAGTTGCCGACACAGCACT
The nucleotide sequence above comes from Caretta caretta isolate rCarCar2 chromosome 6, rCarCar1.hap1, whole genome shotgun sequence. Encoded proteins:
- the NOXRED1 gene encoding LOW QUALITY PROTEIN: NADP-dependent oxidoreductase domain-containing protein 1 (The sequence of the model RefSeq protein was modified relative to this genomic sequence to represent the inferred CDS: inserted 1 base in 1 codon); its protein translation is MSDIMVNLKSFQSECAVEECKQSLLCLRSRCKGLMVNACAHAVFFCKLLHALRQKESGKVSLISSKESMGSEGLKVGIIGGGHIGKQLARALLELSGVSSQNIHISTRRPETLSEFQQLGVECFYDNGQLVAWADIVFLCCLPSHLQQICSGIHSALREPCIVYSLVTAVPLPRLKQLLSYSAILRPQYQCTSRNLRNMWGTNGTITAALQDPIVIQATCPCGPKERIAVTGKWLEAIFYAALNSCMWWRLPHQRTLKLLNDICFPEHCPICAEQKTSCPRFVCGNFVSQTFVSSLTQEDTFPWFDLTTVQMKESPFSQLLARSVLLQNHLTLFYCTSFGVLLAKSGGMXQQNFFSSCHSRSPYGAGS